A single window of Streptomyces cathayae DNA harbors:
- a CDS encoding class I SAM-dependent methyltransferase translates to MSAGSAKVARDPVRHPLFARCYARLSVTAETRGGMAAVRHRLLDGLSGRVIEVGAGNGLNFAHYPGTVSEVVAVEPERVLRRLAVEAALRARVPVEVAPGAAEALPVESGGFDAAVVSLVLCSVRDLPRALAELRRVLRPGGEVRFFEHGRGGGRVMRLTQRALDRTVWPPLAGGCHVARDPVGALRKAGFELGPYRRTLMPESGPKLPTSYCVLGTAWRPTTDAAGGAPTGRS, encoded by the coding sequence ATGTCCGCCGGTTCCGCGAAGGTGGCGCGGGATCCCGTGCGCCATCCGTTGTTCGCCCGCTGCTACGCCCGGCTCAGTGTCACCGCGGAGACCCGCGGGGGCATGGCCGCGGTGCGCCACAGACTGCTCGACGGGCTGTCGGGCCGGGTGATCGAGGTCGGCGCCGGCAACGGCCTCAACTTCGCGCACTACCCGGGCACCGTCTCGGAGGTCGTCGCCGTCGAGCCGGAACGGGTGCTGCGCCGGCTGGCCGTGGAGGCCGCCCTGCGCGCCCGCGTCCCGGTGGAGGTCGCGCCGGGTGCGGCGGAGGCGCTGCCGGTCGAGAGCGGGGGGTTCGACGCGGCGGTGGTCTCCCTGGTGCTGTGCAGTGTGCGGGACCTGCCGCGGGCGCTCGCGGAACTCCGGCGGGTGCTGCGGCCGGGCGGTGAGGTGCGGTTCTTCGAGCACGGCCGGGGCGGCGGCCGGGTCATGCGCCTCACCCAGCGCGCCCTGGACCGGACGGTGTGGCCGCCGCTCGCCGGGGGCTGCCATGTGGCGCGCGACCCGGTGGGCGCGTTGCGGAAGGCGGGGTTCGAACTCGGCCCGTACCGGCGGACGCTGATGCCGGAGAGCGGCCCGAAGCTGCCGACGTCGTACTGCGTGCTGGGCACCGCGTGGCGGCCGACGACCGATGCGGCGGGCGGCGCGCC
- a CDS encoding helix-turn-helix domain-containing protein: MQHGPAVRRRKLGAELRSLRTSAGFTSGEAARLVGWHQSKVSRIETGTSRAKPADVRLLLDAYGLTDRQLRELLLVLAGSDDSDGRHHWWHAYRGVLPPTYRDFISLESQAGAMRTLETTVVPGLLQTPEYARAVTEAALEGASRERLDALVEVRLARQDVLRTEPPLELAAVLDEAVLRREVGGPGVMTRQLNRLVEAARLPHVRLQILPFTAGAHIGVTGPFVIFSFSRTSDLDVVVLDHLTSSLYLERKEDLRVYSEAFNALSIHALSPEDSLDFIAGTAAGG; encoded by the coding sequence ATGCAGCACGGTCCCGCGGTACGCCGCCGGAAACTGGGTGCCGAACTGCGTTCGCTGCGCACGTCGGCGGGGTTCACCAGCGGTGAGGCGGCCCGTCTGGTGGGCTGGCACCAGTCGAAGGTGAGCCGGATCGAGACGGGCACGAGCAGGGCGAAACCGGCCGATGTGCGGTTACTGCTCGACGCCTACGGCCTGACGGACCGCCAGTTGCGGGAGTTGCTGCTGGTGTTGGCGGGGTCCGACGACAGTGACGGACGGCATCACTGGTGGCACGCCTACCGGGGGGTACTGCCGCCCACCTACCGGGACTTCATCAGCCTGGAGTCCCAGGCCGGCGCGATGCGCACCCTGGAGACCACGGTGGTTCCCGGGCTGTTGCAGACACCCGAGTACGCGCGGGCGGTGACCGAGGCCGCGCTGGAGGGCGCCTCGAGGGAGCGGCTGGACGCACTGGTGGAAGTACGGCTGGCCCGGCAGGACGTGCTGCGGACGGAGCCGCCCCTGGAGCTGGCCGCCGTCCTGGACGAGGCGGTGCTGCGCCGGGAGGTCGGCGGCCCCGGCGTGATGACCCGGCAGCTGAACCGGCTCGTGGAGGCGGCACGCCTTCCCCACGTGCGGCTCCAGATCCTGCCGTTCACGGCAGGGGCGCACATCGGCGTCACCGGCCCTTTCGTCATCTTCTCATTTTCGCGCACTTCCGATCTGGATGTTGTGGTTCTCGACCACTTGACGAGTAGCCTCTATCTCGAGCGGAAAGAAGACCTCCGGGTGTACTCGGAGGCCTTCAACGCCCTTTCGATCCACGCCCTTTCGCCCGAGGACTCGTTGGATTTCATCGCCGGGACAGCTGCCGGCGGGTAA
- a CDS encoding adenosylmethionine--8-amino-7-oxononanoate transaminase: protein MPERSVSELLELDRRHVWHPYGPMPGRGEPLVVESAAGVRLRLADGSGELVDGMASWWSAIHGYNHPVLNEAATDQLGRMSHVMFGGLTHEPAVRLAKLLVDMSPEGLEHVFLADSGSVSVEVAVKMCLQYWRSLGRPEKRRLLTWRGGYHGDTWQPMSVCDPEGGMHELWTGVLPEQVFAEAPPAEYEEAYADHLRELIGRHAGELAAVIVEPVVQGAGGMRFHSPAYLRVLREACDAHDVLLVFDEIATGFGRTGALFAAEHAAVTPDVMCVGKALTGGYLTMAATLCTARVADGISRGEVPVLAHGPTFMGNPLAAAVACASIELLLGQDWRAEVKRIESGLRDGLSPAADLPGVRDVRVLGAIGVVQLDHAVDMEAATRAAVREGVWLRPFRDLIYTMPPYVTGDTDVARIARAVCAAAAATQEG from the coding sequence ATGCCTGAGCGGTCCGTGTCCGAGTTGCTCGAGCTGGACCGGCGGCACGTCTGGCACCCGTACGGGCCCATGCCGGGGCGCGGGGAGCCGCTGGTCGTGGAGTCGGCGGCCGGGGTGCGGCTCCGGCTCGCCGACGGCTCGGGCGAGCTGGTCGACGGGATGGCCTCCTGGTGGTCGGCGATCCACGGCTACAACCACCCGGTGCTGAACGAGGCCGCGACCGACCAGCTCGGGCGCATGAGCCATGTGATGTTCGGCGGGCTCACCCACGAACCCGCCGTCCGGCTGGCGAAACTCCTAGTCGACATGTCGCCCGAGGGGCTGGAGCATGTCTTCCTCGCCGACTCCGGCTCGGTGTCCGTCGAGGTCGCCGTCAAGATGTGCCTGCAGTACTGGCGTTCGCTCGGGCGTCCCGAGAAGCGGCGGCTGCTGACCTGGCGGGGCGGCTACCACGGTGACACCTGGCAGCCGATGTCGGTCTGCGATCCCGAGGGCGGGATGCACGAGCTGTGGACCGGGGTCCTGCCGGAGCAGGTGTTCGCCGAGGCCCCGCCCGCGGAGTACGAGGAGGCGTACGCCGACCACCTGCGGGAGCTGATCGGGCGGCACGCCGGGGAATTGGCCGCGGTGATCGTGGAGCCGGTGGTGCAGGGCGCGGGCGGGATGCGCTTCCACTCCCCCGCGTACCTGCGGGTGCTGCGCGAGGCGTGCGACGCGCACGACGTGCTGCTGGTGTTCGACGAGATCGCGACCGGGTTCGGGCGCACCGGCGCGCTGTTCGCGGCGGAGCACGCGGCCGTGACCCCGGATGTGATGTGTGTCGGCAAGGCGCTGACCGGCGGCTATCTGACCATGGCGGCGACGCTGTGCACCGCGCGGGTGGCCGACGGCATCTCGCGCGGCGAGGTACCGGTGCTGGCGCACGGTCCGACCTTCATGGGCAATCCGCTGGCGGCGGCCGTGGCCTGCGCCTCGATCGAGCTGCTGCTCGGACAGGACTGGCGCGCGGAGGTCAAGCGGATCGAGTCGGGCCTGCGGGACGGGCTGAGCCCGGCGGCGGACCTGCCGGGCGTCCGTGACGTGCGGGTCCTCGGCGCCATCGGCGTCGTCCAGCTCGATCACGCCGTGGACATGGAGGCGGCCACGCGGGCCGCGGTGCGCGAGGGCGTGTGGTTGCGGCCGTTCCGCGATCTGATCTACACCATGCCGCCGTACGTCACCGGTGACACCGACGTGGCCCGGATCGCCCGCGCGGTGTGCGCTGCGGCTGCGGCCACGCAGGAAGGATGA
- a CDS encoding 8-amino-7-oxononanoate synthase: MAFGWIGEQAELRRRAGLVRTLRPRAADTPLLDLASNDYLGLARHPEVTEGAARAARTWGGGATGSRLVTGTTELHTALERELADFCGFEAALVFSSGYAANLAAVTALAPHGSLIVSDAGNHASLIDGCRLARGGTRVAAHADPDAVRKALDGHDGPAVMVSDTVFSVDGDAAPLTALAAACREHGAGLVLDDAHGLGVLGGGRGAPHAAGLAGADDVVATVTLSKSLGSQGGAVLGPARVVEHLVNVARTFIFDTGLAPAAAGAALSALRLLRREPARAARAGEVARELHGRLTAAGLHAVRPDAAVVSVRAPSPEQAVRWAADCRAAGLSVGCFRPPSVPDGISRLRLTARADLSGAEIERAVQVVGETRP, encoded by the coding sequence ATGGCGTTCGGCTGGATCGGCGAACAGGCGGAGCTGCGGCGCCGGGCCGGACTCGTACGGACCCTGCGCCCGCGGGCCGCCGACACACCGCTCCTCGACCTGGCGAGCAACGACTACCTGGGCCTGGCCCGTCATCCGGAGGTCACCGAGGGCGCGGCACGGGCCGCGCGGACCTGGGGCGGCGGGGCGACCGGGTCCCGGCTCGTCACCGGCACCACCGAACTGCACACCGCGCTGGAACGCGAACTGGCGGACTTCTGCGGCTTCGAGGCGGCCCTCGTCTTCTCCTCCGGCTACGCGGCCAACCTGGCCGCCGTCACCGCGCTGGCCCCGCACGGCTCGCTGATCGTGTCCGACGCGGGCAACCACGCCTCGCTGATCGACGGCTGCCGGCTGGCCCGCGGCGGGACGCGGGTCGCGGCGCACGCCGACCCGGACGCCGTACGCAAGGCGTTGGACGGGCACGACGGGCCGGCCGTCATGGTGTCCGACACGGTCTTCTCGGTCGACGGGGACGCCGCCCCGCTCACCGCGCTGGCCGCGGCCTGCCGGGAACACGGCGCGGGACTGGTGCTCGACGACGCCCACGGCCTCGGGGTGCTCGGCGGCGGACGCGGCGCCCCGCACGCGGCCGGACTCGCCGGCGCCGACGACGTCGTCGCGACGGTCACGCTGTCCAAGTCGCTCGGCAGCCAGGGCGGGGCGGTGCTGGGACCGGCACGGGTCGTCGAACACCTCGTCAACGTGGCCCGGACGTTCATCTTCGACACGGGCCTCGCCCCCGCGGCCGCCGGCGCCGCACTGTCGGCGCTCCGGCTGCTGCGCCGGGAGCCCGCGCGTGCCGCACGGGCGGGCGAGGTGGCGCGCGAACTGCACGGACGGCTGACGGCCGCGGGTCTTCACGCGGTGCGTCCCGACGCCGCGGTCGTCTCCGTGCGTGCCCCGTCCCCGGAGCAGGCCGTGCGATGGGCGGCCGACTGCCGGGCGGCCGGCCTGTCCGTGGGCTGCTTCCGTCCTCCTTCCGTGCCCGACGGCATCTCACGGCTCAGACTGACCGCCCGCGCGGACCTGTCCGGGGCCGAGATCGAACGCGCTGTACAGGTGGTCGGCGAGACGCGGCCATGA
- a CDS encoding type II toxin-antitoxin system Phd/YefM family antitoxin — protein MAYEIPVTQARAELADLINRVVYGGERVVVTRHGKPLVALVSADDLRRLEELQELDARREPTGDQVVSTVSGVHGVASAAREQQRFGIAAEHRGTAAS, from the coding sequence ATGGCCTACGAGATTCCGGTGACGCAAGCCAGGGCTGAACTCGCCGACCTGATCAACCGCGTGGTGTACGGCGGTGAGCGCGTCGTCGTGACCCGGCACGGAAAGCCTCTCGTCGCCCTCGTGTCCGCCGATGACCTGCGACGACTCGAGGAACTCCAGGAGCTCGACGCGCGACGGGAGCCCACCGGGGACCAGGTGGTCAGCACGGTTTCCGGCGTCCACGGGGTGGCGTCCGCCGCACGCGAACAGCAGCGCTTCGGCATCGCCGCCGAACACCGCGGGACGGCCGCTTCGTAA
- a CDS encoding DUF397 domain-containing protein — protein sequence MPVPPRTLLSSTDLHAVRWLRSSYSTGANNCVETARPTTGPGAGLLAVRDSKAPSGPALLVSPGSWTKFVAALR from the coding sequence ATGCCCGTACCGCCTCGGACCCTTCTCTCCAGCACCGATCTGCACGCTGTGCGGTGGCTGCGCAGCAGCTACAGCACGGGCGCGAACAACTGCGTCGAGACGGCCCGGCCGACCACCGGCCCGGGTGCCGGGCTGCTCGCCGTACGCGATTCCAAGGCCCCGTCCGGGCCCGCACTGCTCGTCTCCCCCGGGAGCTGGACGAAGTTCGTGGCCGCGCTCCGCTGA
- a CDS encoding PP2C family protein-serine/threonine phosphatase: protein MKRTAIDYAAVYQALPGMVALLTPDLVYADVNEAFVHGTGRSREELLGRYLFDVFPDNPNDPDSSGAHNLRASLLRVVATGERDTMALQRYDVESPERPGEWEARFWSPVNTPVLGSDGSVVLIVHRVEEVTELMRARDRAGVDQSRVLEAELYTRARELQELNNRLRQAHARERQVALALQRSMLPAPRQVGHLAAVRYRPAVGALNVCGDWYDLVDLVRGHRIGVSVGDVVGHGLEAAGVMGQLRSALTAASRVAAGPAEALDVVARYAHVVDGAESATAVTTFVDFDRHTIDYSSAGHPPPVLVHPDGRVEFLDRATDPPLDARPEPARRPEASTTFTPGATLVLYTDGLVERRREDIDTGLLRLAESLRRHRTRDPESLADIVLRELLPPGGATDDTALVVVRL, encoded by the coding sequence ATGAAACGGACGGCGATCGACTACGCGGCGGTGTACCAGGCCCTGCCCGGCATGGTGGCGCTCCTCACCCCCGATCTGGTGTACGCGGACGTCAACGAGGCGTTCGTCCACGGGACCGGCAGGTCCCGGGAGGAACTGCTGGGCCGCTACCTGTTCGACGTCTTCCCGGACAACCCGAACGACCCGGACTCCTCGGGCGCGCACAACCTGCGCGCCTCCCTGCTGCGGGTCGTGGCCACCGGCGAGCGCGACACCATGGCCCTGCAGCGCTACGACGTCGAGAGCCCGGAGCGGCCCGGCGAGTGGGAGGCGCGCTTCTGGAGCCCGGTGAACACACCGGTGCTGGGCAGCGACGGCTCCGTGGTCCTGATCGTGCACCGGGTCGAGGAGGTCACCGAGCTGATGCGGGCCCGCGACCGCGCGGGCGTCGACCAGAGCCGGGTCCTGGAGGCCGAACTGTACACACGCGCCCGCGAGCTGCAGGAGCTCAACAACCGCCTGCGCCAGGCGCACGCCCGGGAGCGGCAGGTGGCGCTGGCACTGCAGCGGTCCATGCTGCCCGCGCCGCGGCAGGTGGGTCACCTGGCCGCCGTGCGCTATCGGCCGGCGGTGGGCGCGCTCAACGTCTGCGGGGACTGGTACGACCTGGTCGACCTGGTGCGCGGCCACCGTATCGGCGTGTCCGTGGGCGACGTGGTCGGACACGGACTGGAGGCGGCCGGCGTCATGGGCCAGTTGCGCAGCGCGCTCACCGCCGCCTCCCGGGTCGCGGCGGGGCCCGCCGAGGCGCTGGACGTCGTGGCGCGCTACGCCCACGTGGTCGACGGCGCCGAGTCGGCGACCGCGGTCACCACCTTCGTCGACTTCGACCGGCACACCATCGACTACAGCAGCGCCGGTCATCCCCCGCCGGTACTGGTCCACCCGGACGGGCGGGTGGAGTTCCTCGACCGGGCCACCGACCCTCCGCTCGACGCCCGTCCCGAACCGGCGCGCAGACCCGAGGCGTCGACCACGTTCACCCCCGGGGCGACTCTCGTGCTCTACACCGACGGTCTGGTCGAACGCCGCCGGGAGGACATCGACACCGGGCTGCTCCGGCTCGCCGAGTCGCTGCGCCGCCACCGGACACGGGATCCGGAGTCGCTGGCCGACATCGTGCTGCGGGAGTTGCTGCCGCCCGGCGGCGCCACCGACGACACCGCGCTGGTCGTCGTCCGGCTGTGA
- a CDS encoding lysophospholipid acyltransferase family protein, with product MFYHLLKYVLLGPLLRLVFRPRIEGLEHVPSSGAAIVAGNHLSFSDHFLMPAILKRRITFLAKAEYFTGPGIKGRLTAFFFRSAGQIPVDRSGKDAGQAAIREGLGVLGKGELLGIYPEGTRSHDGRLYKGKVGVAVMALKAGVPVIPCAMIGTFEAQPPGKVLPRIHPVVIRFGRPLDFSRYAGLEDEKAILRAVTDEIMYTILSLSEQEYVDQYAAVAKVEDAERKAAQKRRLPRMPLN from the coding sequence TTGTTCTACCACCTGCTCAAATACGTGCTGCTGGGCCCGCTGCTGCGACTGGTCTTCCGGCCTCGAATAGAGGGCCTGGAGCATGTGCCGTCGTCCGGTGCCGCGATCGTCGCCGGCAACCACCTGTCGTTCTCGGACCACTTCCTGATGCCCGCGATACTCAAACGGCGCATCACCTTCCTCGCCAAGGCCGAATACTTCACCGGCCCCGGCATCAAGGGCCGGCTGACGGCGTTCTTCTTCCGCAGCGCGGGGCAGATCCCGGTCGACCGCTCCGGCAAGGACGCCGGCCAGGCCGCGATCCGGGAGGGCCTCGGAGTGCTGGGCAAGGGGGAACTGCTCGGTATCTACCCGGAGGGCACCCGGTCGCACGACGGGCGTCTCTACAAGGGCAAGGTCGGGGTCGCGGTGATGGCCCTCAAGGCCGGTGTCCCGGTGATTCCCTGCGCGATGATCGGCACCTTCGAGGCGCAGCCGCCCGGGAAGGTCCTCCCCCGCATCCATCCTGTGGTGATCCGCTTCGGCAGGCCCCTCGACTTCTCGCGCTACGCCGGCCTGGAGGACGAGAAGGCGATCCTGCGCGCCGTCACCGACGAGATCATGTACACCATCCTGAGCCTGTCCGAGCAGGAGTACGTCGACCAGTACGCGGCCGTCGCCAAGGTAGAGGACGCCGAGCGCAAGGCGGCGCAGAAGCGCCGGCTCCCGCGGATGCCGCTGAACTGA
- the bioD gene encoding dethiobiotin synthase encodes MPVLVITGTGTEVGKTVVTAALAATALAAGRSVAVLKAAQTGVAPGEPGDAEEITRLAGAVTATEIARYPEPLAPATAARRAGRAPVHPHEVAEAAAKLATEHDLVLVEGAGGLLVRFDAAGGTLADAAALLAAPVLVVVSAGLGTLNVAELTAGHLRSRGLAPAGVVIGSWPAEPDLASRCNLQDLPDVTGVPLLGAVPEGAAALAPAGFRTAAPHWLAPRLDGTWDAEAFQVREARRGQRT; translated from the coding sequence ATGCCGGTACTGGTGATCACGGGCACGGGCACCGAGGTCGGCAAGACGGTGGTGACGGCGGCTCTCGCCGCGACGGCGCTGGCGGCGGGCCGGTCGGTGGCCGTGCTGAAGGCGGCGCAGACGGGTGTGGCGCCGGGCGAACCCGGAGACGCCGAGGAGATCACCCGGCTCGCCGGTGCCGTCACGGCCACCGAGATCGCCCGGTACCCGGAGCCCTTGGCGCCCGCCACAGCCGCCCGCCGGGCCGGCCGGGCACCGGTGCATCCGCACGAGGTGGCCGAGGCGGCCGCCAAGCTGGCCACCGAGCACGACCTGGTACTGGTGGAGGGCGCCGGCGGACTGCTCGTACGGTTCGACGCGGCCGGCGGGACGCTCGCGGACGCGGCGGCACTGCTGGCGGCACCGGTCCTGGTGGTGGTGTCGGCGGGCCTGGGCACCCTGAACGTCGCGGAGCTGACGGCGGGCCACCTGCGCTCGCGCGGGCTCGCCCCGGCGGGTGTGGTGATCGGCAGCTGGCCCGCCGAGCCCGATCTGGCCTCGCGCTGCAACCTGCAGGACCTGCCGGACGTGACGGGGGTCCCGCTGCTGGGCGCGGTGCCGGAAGGGGCGGCCGCCCTCGCCCCGGCCGGCTTCCGGACCGCGGCACCGCACTGGCTCGCGCCCCGGCTGGACGGCACCTGGGACGCGGAGGCGTTCCAGGTGCGGGAGGCACGCCGGGGGCAAAGGACGTAG
- a CDS encoding C40 family peptidase, with product MSALNRVPSLMARAGTASALTLAAVGGSLVVPGAASEAAAASSATKALQVAAAKKGAPYRWGATGPSRFDCSGLTLYSYKKAGKQLPRTAAQQYNKTRKISASSRKAGDLVFFHSGQNVYHVGIYAGQNKIWHAPKTGDVVRLQKIWTRSVWYGRVG from the coding sequence ATGTCCGCGCTCAATCGTGTCCCGTCTCTCATGGCCCGGGCCGGCACGGCCTCGGCCCTCACCCTCGCCGCAGTGGGCGGCTCACTCGTGGTTCCCGGTGCGGCCTCGGAGGCGGCGGCCGCGAGTTCGGCCACCAAGGCCCTCCAGGTCGCGGCGGCCAAGAAGGGGGCGCCCTACCGGTGGGGCGCCACCGGACCGTCCCGCTTCGACTGCTCCGGCCTGACCCTCTACTCGTACAAGAAGGCGGGTAAGCAACTGCCGCGTACCGCAGCCCAGCAGTACAACAAGACACGCAAGATCTCGGCCTCCAGCCGCAAGGCGGGCGACCTGGTGTTCTTCCACTCGGGTCAGAACGTCTACCACGTCGGCATCTACGCGGGTCAGAACAAGATCTGGCACGCCCCGAAGACCGGGGACGTGGTACGCCTGCAGAAGATCTGGACCCGCAGCGTCTGGTACGGCCGGGTCGGCTGA
- a CDS encoding RpiB/LacA/LacB family sugar-phosphate isomerase: MRISVSSDMDEPVARALLAELRERGHEVRVHGALNPGDDARWAFCSEAAARDVAEGAADQAVVCCWTGTGASIAANKVPGVRAALCTDAYTADGARRWNDANVLALGLRLTSEPLLKEILDAWFAGVTGRDADDRQNVDRVDRLDGARPTG, from the coding sequence ATGCGGATCTCCGTCTCCTCCGACATGGACGAACCCGTCGCCCGGGCCCTGCTCGCCGAACTGCGCGAGCGCGGCCACGAGGTGCGCGTACACGGCGCCCTGAACCCCGGGGACGACGCGCGGTGGGCGTTCTGCTCGGAGGCGGCCGCCCGCGACGTCGCCGAGGGGGCCGCCGACCAGGCGGTGGTGTGCTGCTGGACCGGCACGGGTGCCTCGATCGCGGCCAACAAGGTGCCGGGCGTACGGGCCGCCCTGTGCACGGACGCCTACACGGCGGACGGCGCGCGCCGCTGGAACGACGCGAACGTGCTGGCGCTCGGCCTGCGGCTGACGTCCGAGCCGCTGCTGAAGGAGATCCTCGACGCCTGGTTCGCCGGGGTGACCGGACGGGACGCCGACGACCGGCAGAACGTGGACCGGGTGGACCGGCTCGACGGCGCCCGGCCCACCGGCTGA
- the bioB gene encoding biotin synthase BioB — MNLLNTLVDKGLRRETPTREEALAVLGTSDDDLLDVVTAAGKVRRHWFGRRVKLNYLVNLKSGLCPEDCSYCSQRLGSKADILKYTWLKPEQASEAAAAGLAGGAKRVCLVASGRGPTDRDVDRVSDTIKAIKEGNEGVEVCACLGLLSDGQAERLREAGADAYNHNLNTSEATYGDITTTHTYADRVDTVHKAHAAGLSACSGLIAGMGESDTDLVDVVFALRELDPDSVPVNFLIPFEGTPLAEEWNLTPQRCLRILAMVRFVCPDVEVRIAGGREVHLRTMQPLALHLANSIFLGDYLTSEGQAGRADLEMIADAGFEVEGTDQVTLPEHRTGGCGSHDGGGVCGTAPAGAGACAGTSSSGGCAQAEAPAGAGTAAEGAGRADGPRTDLVAVRRRGAGTDLAPNA, encoded by the coding sequence ATGAACCTGCTGAACACGCTGGTGGACAAGGGGCTGCGGCGCGAGACGCCGACCCGCGAGGAAGCGCTGGCCGTCCTCGGGACGTCCGACGACGACCTGCTCGACGTGGTGACCGCGGCCGGGAAGGTGCGGCGGCACTGGTTCGGCCGACGGGTGAAACTCAACTATCTGGTTAACCTCAAGTCGGGCCTGTGCCCGGAGGACTGCTCCTACTGTTCCCAGCGGCTCGGTTCCAAGGCCGACATCCTCAAGTACACCTGGCTCAAGCCGGAGCAGGCCTCGGAGGCGGCCGCGGCCGGACTGGCGGGCGGCGCCAAGCGGGTGTGTCTGGTGGCCAGCGGCCGGGGCCCGACCGACCGTGACGTGGACCGGGTCTCCGACACCATCAAGGCGATCAAGGAGGGCAACGAGGGCGTCGAGGTGTGCGCCTGTCTCGGTCTGCTCTCCGACGGCCAGGCGGAGCGGCTGCGCGAGGCGGGGGCGGACGCCTACAACCACAATCTGAACACCTCCGAGGCCACCTACGGGGACATCACCACGACGCACACGTACGCCGACCGGGTGGACACCGTGCACAAGGCGCACGCGGCCGGCCTGTCCGCCTGCTCCGGGCTGATCGCCGGCATGGGTGAGAGCGACACGGATCTGGTCGACGTGGTGTTCGCACTGCGCGAGCTGGACCCCGACTCGGTCCCGGTGAACTTCCTGATCCCGTTCGAGGGCACGCCGCTCGCCGAGGAGTGGAACCTCACCCCGCAGCGGTGCCTCAGGATCCTGGCGATGGTGCGGTTCGTGTGCCCGGACGTCGAGGTGCGGATCGCGGGCGGCCGGGAGGTGCACCTGCGCACGATGCAGCCGCTCGCACTGCACCTGGCCAACTCGATCTTCCTGGGCGACTACCTCACCAGCGAGGGCCAGGCGGGGCGGGCCGACCTGGAGATGATCGCGGACGCCGGGTTCGAGGTGGAGGGCACCGACCAGGTGACCCTGCCCGAGCACCGGACGGGCGGGTGCGGGTCGCACGACGGCGGCGGTGTCTGCGGTACGGCACCCGCGGGTGCCGGTGCCTGCGCGGGCACCTCGTCCTCCGGCGGGTGTGCGCAGGCGGAGGCGCCCGCGGGTGCCGGGACCGCCGCGGAGGGGGCCGGTCGGGCCGACGGGCCGCGTACCGATCTCGTCGCGGTCCGCCGCCGGGGCGCCGGAACGGATCTCGCTCCCAATGCCTGA
- a CDS encoding ATP-dependent Clp protease proteolytic subunit encodes MTRPSARHVLPEFTEHTASGRRSTDPYSRLMEERIILLGTPIDETSANDVIAQFMYLEHRDPDRDISLYVNSPGGSFHAMSAIHDTLRYVACEVETVCLGQAAGTAALLLAAGTPGKRYVLPGARLVLHQPALTEPVEGRASDLAVRAEELSRVRARLEQMLVRHTHRTPEQARSDFERETVLDARAAVDYGLADRIVTRREGLRAAPGTR; translated from the coding sequence ATGACCCGACCGTCCGCCCGCCATGTCCTGCCCGAGTTCACCGAACACACGGCGTCCGGGCGCCGGAGCACGGATCCGTACTCGAGGCTGATGGAGGAGCGGATCATCCTCCTCGGGACACCGATCGACGAGACCTCCGCGAACGACGTGATCGCCCAGTTCATGTACCTGGAGCACCGCGACCCCGACCGGGACATCTCCCTCTACGTCAACTCACCCGGCGGCTCCTTCCACGCCATGTCGGCGATCCACGACACCCTGCGCTACGTCGCCTGCGAGGTGGAGACGGTCTGCCTGGGGCAGGCGGCCGGAACAGCCGCACTGCTGCTGGCCGCCGGGACCCCGGGCAAGCGGTACGTGCTGCCCGGGGCGCGGCTGGTGCTTCATCAGCCCGCGCTGACGGAACCGGTGGAGGGCCGGGCGAGCGACCTGGCCGTCCGGGCCGAGGAGTTGTCACGCGTTCGGGCCCGGCTCGAGCAGATGCTGGTCCGGCACACCCACCGCACCCCGGAGCAGGCGCGGTCGGACTTCGAGCGGGAGACGGTCCTCGACGCCCGGGCGGCGGTGGACTACGGCCTCGCGGACCGGATCGTGACCCGCCGCGAGGGCCTCCGGGCCGCTCCCGGTACGAGGTGA
- a CDS encoding ATP-binding protein, translating to MADHLEASITLPSDPASVSAARAHVMDTLAEWGMPADTDVSDTVRLIVSELATNAVQHTLGQSPTFTVDIALDHDERLRIGVTDSHPRFPKRLPAAVQQDNGRGLVIIRWLTAECGGRMRVRPTREGGKTVFVVLPWAVPAEPVTAAGRQEP from the coding sequence ATGGCAGACCATCTGGAAGCATCCATCACTCTGCCGAGCGATCCGGCCTCGGTCTCCGCCGCGCGTGCCCATGTGATGGACACACTGGCGGAGTGGGGCATGCCGGCGGACACGGACGTGTCCGACACCGTACGGCTGATCGTGTCCGAACTGGCCACCAACGCCGTGCAGCACACCCTCGGGCAGTCACCCACGTTCACGGTGGACATCGCCCTCGACCACGACGAGCGGTTGCGCATCGGGGTGACCGACAGTCATCCGAGGTTCCCCAAGCGGCTCCCCGCCGCGGTCCAGCAGGACAACGGCCGGGGGCTGGTCATCATCCGCTGGCTGACCGCGGAGTGCGGCGGCAGGATGAGGGTCCGCCCGACCAGGGAAGGCGGCAAGACCGTCTTCGTCGTACTCCCGTGGGCCGTCCCGGCCGAGCCGGTCACGGCGGCGGGACGGCAGGAGCCGTAG